The nucleotide sequence ACTGAAAATAAGATAAGAACACATGACACAACAATAGCAAAATAAGATAAGAACACATGACAGAACGAGAGCAACCGAAATTTAGTTGAAAATTTGAACaagattttttataaatatggGTAAAGATTAAATGAGCACATGTGGCAAATATCAACATAAATTTTTATAAGTACGTACACACGACATAGTTAGTCACATATTTTAAAGTGATCTCATCCGTtcaataatattaaataatcgaactatacattaaaaataatatgctGTGCATAAGAATTGCCATAAATCTAGTCCTAGATCCAAAGCCACCAAAATGGGTGGAAATGCTCTAATGTATTATTGGGTGATAATGTTCGTCTCTTTATCACATACTATTAATTGTACACATGTTACACATGTGCTTATTAAAATATTGAGAATAAAATTTCAACTAATGTACAACTTCTGTTTGTACAACATTGTTGGTCCATGAAAAATGACTTCCGGAAGGGATTAAGGTACTTCACACTCGACAATTGAGGTACTTCGATATCTGATCACATATCTCTCCGACATGTGCTTCTCCTTAGACATCCGAAAAATAACTCAAACTCAAGTTTCCATCAACCAATCCTTTCAACAACTGACCACCACCTTCGGGTTGTTGACGGATATGTACACATCAGCAAGGTTGTAACAGAAGCAAGATTCTGTATCACGGAGTTCTACAGAAGCCGAGTATAAAGCATTGGCACACACTGCAGCTGATGTTGCTTGGATTAGAAATGTTCTTCGGGATATGGCAGTTGTCTTACCCTTTCCTCCAGGGACATACTGCGACAACAAATCTGCAATTGCATTAAGTGCAAATCCTGTTTTTCACTCAAGGATAAAACACTTAGATACAGATTATCATTTCGTACGGGAGAGGGTTCAAAAGGGAGATTTGCAAGTTCAATACTCACCTACTGAAGATCAAACCGCAGACATACTAAGGGTCTGCACGGTCCTTCGTTcctcaatcattcattcaatctCAAGCTTGGAAACCCAGctgagattgaggggggatgttgaCGGATATGTACACATCAGCAAGGTTGTAACAGATAGTTGGAATTGTAGAAAGATAAGGGTGAGAATACTTGCGATTGAAGGAAAGAATGCATGTATAAATAGAGGATATCCCTCTGTATCTTGTATTGATTCATTCTCGGCAATACACCAATAGTATTcagcttctttctttcttccaaaAGCTCTCTGTAACATTTCtgcatgtcttcttcttcttcgactaGTGTTAATACGGGTAATTCTCTTCTCCAAATTGCACTGCACAAACTCAAGTTTTCAGCTACCAATCCTGTCAATCTCAAGCTTCCAATATTTTCTTGTCCGACACAATCATACACTGCAGACGGTAAAAGTAGAGACAAGATCATCCTTGGACCAGCCCTTCCTCCTTAAAACATCGAGATTTCAATTCCGTCTTAACTTAGTCTTTGACACAACGCATGTAGTGGATTCACAGAGGAGTTTTCAAGATTGAATTCCATGATTCTCCACCGAAACGGTGGTGCAATGAGTGAACAATAGAGAAATGCATGAATAGGGCATAACCAATCTCAAAGACCAAATATTTGGCATCACATTCACTGAGAGACTTTTTGGGTTTGATCTGTCTCTCCAAGCATCTTATCAAAAGCTCCGAACTAAAAGCCAGAATTCTCGCAAGGTCCTCCCTTGAAACTCCAAGCAACCTGAAATACTTAAGCTTTAGCAAAAGAGTTTTCTCAGGATCAAATAGAAGAACTTCCAGAGCATGACCGGACAACCTTTAACATCTAGGTTCGATGGAATCCATGGTTTCTCAGAATCACCAGAACGCTGCAAATACTGCATATTAGGCATCATATTCTCCTTAACATGAAAAACAAGCTTACACAGTGTTCTAAACTTCACTCGGTAACTAATGGGGCTTCACAACATATACACAGTATATAAACTCTGAACAAAAGGTTTAAACTACTCACTTCCGTTTGTGGTGCCTTcatttacttcattttcttgtcaGTTTCACAATAAGTTCAAACTCCCGTTTCAGCCATACGCTTGCAAAAACTATTAACAGCAGGAAAACCATATGGATAAGTTCTCCTGATCTGTAGCACTGAAAGCATGCTAACTGAAGATTCAGTAGCGATTAGAAGCATTAATAGAGAACTATCATCCatgtaaagaataaaaaagtGTACTGAAGAAAGAAATAGTCTGTTGACCGGAAAATTATCTGAAAGGAGAAATTATAAGAAAGTAACCAATCCACAACGTACATCTCTCTTGATATCAGAAGATCTCCAGAAGCTTTCAATTGCCAAATGACTATTCGTTAAGGTTAGAACAAAAGGTTAACACATGAGAAACAACAAAGCAATGATGCTCACCCACTTTATTCATGCCATGTTAACCTAGTTTCCGACAAACCAACCATAACCACTGAAGTTTGTTCCTATGAATAAAACATGGCCACATGAAGTAGGCTAGTTGCTTATGGACgattaataacataaataaagTACAGAGAGCCATAGATATCATATAATTTGTAAAATGGACTTGACTGACCCCAACGAAAGCAATATACGTGCATATTCTCTAAAAACTGTTTTCAAAGCTAACCAAATTCAGGAACTATAAACTGCATGAGATTGGTGACACTGCCAGAAGCAGGCAAACTTAAGCAGCAAGAAAACATGTAAGATTGACTAAAAGTGTCTACGCGATGAAgtcaaataacaaacaaatgaATTTACTTCCAATGAAATTAATAACATGTTGGGAACAACAGAAACATTACTTCAGGACCATGTCTATGGTACAACAACATTGTGCTAAATGCAACAAATACTTCTGGGGGCTAAAGCAATTTACAAGCTCACCCATTTCAAGGTATCAAGATCGTACATCCTCGACATCCACTTTCCCTTGATACATACTAAGCAACTGAGGTACTTGTTTGAGATATTTAGTTACAAACCTCTCTATGAACTGCTTCTCTGGAGGAAGCAACACCGAACCCATATTCAAGTTTTCGTTTATCAATCCTTTCGACAACAGAACCTTAACAACCAAACACCTCGGAATAAGTCTCCTCTCCAAGCTGAGACTCAAGACCACTGGATACTTGGCAATCATTTCTGAAGGCCATCCCATCTCATTCACTAGAAGTTCCATTGCTTGCAGCAGTTTCTTCTCTGACACAATCATAAACTGCGGGTTCTTCCTGAAAGCAGAAAGAACATCGTCCTCAGACCAACCCCACCTCCTAAAAACTTCTCGACTCCGATTCCATATCAGCTTATTCTTCCCACACAATGCACGCAGTGCATTCACAGAAGTCGATTTTTCGAGATTAAACCCCATTTCCTTAACCTCACTCACAAGCAAACCAAATTTTTCAGGGCTCACCATCAAAACAGTAGTGAAGTGAGCCAGCAACATAGAAATGCACGATTGGGGCATACCCAGTTCTCTCAAAAACCCAATGTTCTCCACCACATTGCAGTTACTTTCAACGAAAATACACGAGTTGTGCTTGAAAATAGCAACAAGCTTCTTCTCAGACACAATACTCCTCAGAAAGTCGTAAGTGGGAATAATCTGTTTCTTCAAACTTCTCGAAAGAAGCTTCGGATTGAAAGCCAGAGTTTGCGCAAGGTCCTGCCTCGAAACTCCGAGAGACCGGAAAAACTCGAGCTTCGGCAAAAGGGTCTTCTCCGGATTGGCTAAAAGAAGCTGCGGACGCGACCTGACGAGCTTTGAGATTTGGGTTTCAGAGAATCCATGGCTTCTGAGAAGGGCCAAAACAGAGTCGGCTCTTTCAGGGGAATGCAATTCGACCCACTTGGATGCTGAAATCGCGCCTTCTGGCGACAACCCACATGAGTTTATGAGGTAATTGACGGTGAAATTGTGTTGGTTTTCTGAGATTTCTGTGCCAATGGGTCTGTAGAGTAACTGGTTTTGAAGAGAAATGCGTGAGGGTTTTAGATCTCCGACGATAAATCTTTTAGTTTTGGAACCGAATGTAGTGGCAAATGTTGAATGACCAAATCCAAGGCTCTTCAGACTGTAGAGCGTTACCATGTTAGATGTTGATGGCGCTCAGTTTCGACTGGAAGTGGAGGTCTTCAGAAAACGGAACTGAAAACGTGAGCTCAAATGGCGACTGGAAGAAGGCAGTACTAGCGCAGACGAAAGTTGCAGGCGGGCGCGGTTCGGGTTAATCGGTTCTATCTTGAAATTGTGGCTTTGAACCAATTATAAAATGAaacatttttctatttatttatttggttttaGTTCGATTCAGTTTCAACGGTTCTAATTTTGGTTAGTCTCTCACTTGTAGGTCCGTAAAAAATTGACATTAATACAAGTattcacattcaaacaaactcaaaagttcaaaacctagccatttgcaaactaaatgctTTATGTCGTTTAAAAGAAAGTTAAGATGATCACCATACTAAAATTCAACTAACAATGTTCAACATCAAGCTGCCTTATGACATTACTTTATACAATCTAATTGAAAAAGTTTAGTTTACCatactaaaattaaagttcaaacaAAGTTCAACGTCAAAATGCCTAATGACATCAGTACAACATGAACAAATAAattgttcatgcaattcaacaaaaaaaaaattgatgtttaAAATCACtactttgaaattttgattagTTCAAAACTTTCCCGCTCACTTTTCATTTGAACACTTACTATTCAGACCGCTCACTTTTCTTTTGAACACTTACTATTCACTTTTCTTGTGAAAGTGAAACCGATAAATAAAAAGTCATTGAACCTTGTGAATTAGAAACTTGAGATTGCTTTGGAGTTTATTGTGGTTGTGTATTAAGAGTACGAGAGACAATGCTTGTGCATTAACATTCATTAGAGTGGCTATGTATTTGTATTTCACAATGTACGAGAGATCTACAGAATACAATGAAGATGGCTAGAGCTTTACAATCAAAGTAAATGGATGATGAAAGAGGAGTGGTCTGAGAAggaaagaacttcttgctggtgtgttctctctcttttccgTGTCCTTCCCCCGGTTCTTGCTCCTTCCTTTATCGCGAATGATTAGAATTGTTTCTTCTCTGGCCCATGACCCTCTGTGCCTACAAGATTAGCAATTACACCAATATTTGACGAGCATGATTCCAGAATACAGTTCATCGCATATATTTCGATTAGTTTAGATCGCCAGAGCTCAGAAATAAACACATTCATGACGTACGTATTCATAAATATTAACATGTGCATATTCATATGTATATTTGAATCTCTATTACCCGTGAGTTTGTGCCAGGTTGAACAGTCCATCTCGAAGGAAACAAACTAAAGCAAAGCTAAACTAACGAACTCTACTCCTCAGCAAATATTCAATTTTTGCATTTTCTTTGCAATACGACTATACAAGTTTAGAATCTCATAAGCCTGCAATAACTAACATCAGTAAAATCGTATTCAGACATATTTATTGGATAAAGGAAAATTCATCCATTACCTCTCTTTTGAGATCAACAAGTCTTCGGAGGCTTTCTAAATAGATTCATTCCCAATGATAACAAACTTACCAGATCACAAACACTGCATGTATTTTGTTCCTCATCTCAGCAAAATCTTGGAACTTCAAAAATGGCCAAGATTGAACCGTCATAAAATCAATATAGGTGCATAATCTACAAAAACAATATTCAAGGAAGACGAAAATTCAGGAACCATGAACTGCACAGGATTGATTACACCACAAAGAGCATGCCAACCAAAGCAGGTATTTTAATACGAAAggacacacatacacacacattcATTTGAAGAAACGAACTAAAAGCCGAGAATTTTTTATAACAGGTTTGCTTCAACCTAAACCTTACTTAAGGATAAACTTTCTgggatacacacacacacacacacacacatttgaAGAAACGAACTAAAAGCcgataattttttataacagGTTTGCTTCAACCTAAACCTTACTTACGGATAAACTTTCTGGGATACAGGATGCTAAAACTATC is from Pyrus communis chromosome 10, drPyrComm1.1, whole genome shotgun sequence and encodes:
- the LOC137749021 gene encoding transcription termination factor MTERF6, chloroplastic/mitochondrial-like, producing the protein MVTLYSLKSLGFGHSTFATTFGSKTKRFIVGDLKPSRISLQNQLLYRPIGTEISENQHNFTVNYLINSCGLSPEGAISASKWVELHSPERADSVLALLRSHGFSETQISKLVRSRPQLLLANPEKTLLPKLEFFRSLGVSRQDLAQTLAFNPKLLSRSLKKQIIPTYDFLRSIVSEKKLVAIFKHNSCIFVESNCNVVENIGFLRELGMPQSCISMLLAHFTTVLMVSPEKFGLLVSEVKEMGFNLEKSTSVNALRALCGKNKLIWNRSREVFRRWGWSEDDVLSAFRKNPQFMIVSEKKLLQAMELLVNEMGWPSEMIAKYPVVLSLSLERRLIPRCLVVKVLLSKGLINENLNMGSVLLPPEKQFIERFVTKYLKQVPQLLSMYQGKVDVEDVRS